In a single window of the Anguilla rostrata isolate EN2019 chromosome 6, ASM1855537v3, whole genome shotgun sequence genome:
- the ndc80 gene encoding kinetochore protein NDC80 homolog: MSRASSSRLSVLPLRVADNRTSMVNATPQSKDSGFGKLNIPKPQSGTSERRTSFFGKRASGTGMPRNSSIGTFGGAEKIKDPRPLHDKQFVQQCIKDLCEFLSEKGFPGTVSVKCLQSPSTKEFLKIFGFIYSLLDPTFQLPTSKIEEEIPRMLKDLGYPFALSKSSMYSVGAPHTWPQILGALVWLIDTVKLFNSMREQDLLFSDISDGSSEIEDGVEFNKLFLEYTSETYDRFMQGADTFEEEDQEYLTRLKKLYNVDEALLESMAEKHSILTEEVERLEKESQQDRLMAKRTEKLKFQTDQQKMRDYLSKTEAFKSNFENKAAEIAEELEATGLQIETLKQEQARLQHILVNQKFSPADIERINRERNELQHTINTLSKSQEEAEQHMWNEEIVLAKAKERVEVKLGEYHKLARKLKLIPASAENACGRDFEIKAATDYGPSMTAQYKVQIQNPLRDMISHIDEELSRLANKKLSLEEAVEQLTSNIADKANDIKQLKEEIRRIDEQLEYDMQESARDEEKWAKDLESMENNKRLLEKRVTEGYDNAVKELKAVQQQYHLVLLETNEKRRTVANNLYNVFTTATNHLSIVENSLEDQHKRWERLYKEKLQEDEAEQRELKEMVESSIAKANAL, from the exons ATGAGCCGAGCGTCCAGCAGTAGACTGTCCGTGCTGCCACTGAGAGTGGCTGACAACCGAACAAGTATGGTCAATGCCACTCCACAAAG CAAAGACTCTGGCTTCGGAAAGCTGAACATTCCAAAACCTCAGTCTGGTACATCCGAGAGGCGGACAAGCTTTTTTGGaaagag ggccAGTGGGACTGGCATGCCTCGTAACAGCAGTATAGGTACATTTGGAGGGGCTGAGAAGATCAAGGACCCCCGACCCCTTCACGACAAACAATTTGTCCAGCAATGCATAAAAGACCTGTGTGAG TTTCTTTCAGAGAAGGGCTTCCCTGGCACAGTGTCAGTTAAGTGCCTCCAGTCCCCGTCCACCAAGGAGTTCCTGAAGATCTTTGGGTTCATTTACAGCCTCCTGGATCCCACCTTCCAGTTGCCGACATCCAAAATAGAGGAGGAGATTCCCCGAATGCTCAAAGACTTGGG GTATCCGTTTGCCCTCTCAAAAAGTTCCATGTATTCAGTCGGAGCCCCTCATACCTGGCCACAGATCCTCGGGGCTCTGGTGTGGCTTATTGATACTGTGAAG CTCTTCAACTCCATGAGAGAACAAGACCTTCTCTTTTCCGATATTTCTGACGGTAGCTCTGAGATTGAGGATGGAGTCGAATTCAACAAG ctgTTTCTTGAGTACACTTCTGAGACCTACGACCGTTTCATGCAAGGTGCAGACACCTTTGAAGAGGAGGATCAGGAATACCTCACTAGACTGA AGAAACTTTATAATGTGGATGAAGCCCTTCTGGAATCTATGGCTGAGAAACACAGTATTCTGACTGAGGAGGTTGAGAGGCTTGAGAAAgagagccaacag GATCGGTTAATGGCCAAAAGGACTGAGAAGCTCAAGTTTCAGACAGATCAACAGAAAATGAGAGATTATCTCAGTAAAACAGAGGCCTTCAAATCTAACTTTGAGAACAAAGCGGCAGAAATAGCCGAGGAGCTGGAGGCCACAG GTCTTCAGATAGAAACTCTGAAGCAGGAGCAAGCCAGGCTCCAGCACATACTGGTGAACCAGAAGTTTTCGCCCGCGGACATCGAGAGGATCAACCGGGAGAGAAACGAGCTCCAGCACACAATCAACACCCTGAGCAAGAGCCAGGAGGAGGCCGAGCAGCACATGTGGAACGAAGAGATCGTGCTGGCCAAGGCCAAGGAGAGG GTTGAAGTAAAGCTTGGAGAATACCACAAGCTTGCGCGTAAACTGAAGCTTATCCCCGCATCTGCTGAAAATGCCTGTGGGCGGGATTTCGAGATCAAGGCCGCCACAGACTACGGGCCATCCATGACAGCGCAATACAAAGTTCAGATTCAG AATCCTCTCAGGGATATGATTTCTCACATTGACGAGGAGCTAAGTAGACTCGCCAACAAGAAGTTAAGTCTGGAGGAGGCTGTGGAACAG CTGACGTCCAACATTGCGGACAAGGCTAATGACATAAAGCAGCTGAAGGAGGAAATCAGAAGAATTGATGAGCAGCTTGAATACGACATGCAG GAGAGTGCTCGTGATGAGGAGAAATGGGCCAAAGATCTGGAGTCGATGGAGAACAACAAGAGACTCTTGGAGAAGAGGGTTACCGAAGGCTACGACAACGCCGTGAAAGAGCTCAAGGCGGTGCAGCAGCA GTATCACCTGGTCCTGCTAGAGACCAATGAGAAGCGCAGGACTGTGGCAAACAATCTCTACAATGTGTTCACTACAGCAACCAACCACCTGTCCATCGTGGAG AACTCCTTAGAGGATCAGCACAAAAGGTGGGAGAGGCTCTACAAGGAGAAACTACAGGAGGATGAAGCTGAACAGAGAGAACTGAAAGAGATGGTGGAAAGCTCCATAGCAAAAGCTAATGCTTTATAG
- the LOC135257223 gene encoding protein LBH-like produces the protein MSVYCPQFHCSMFVTGQEMNQVMTSTPMEDLHHSPSEDRPSYQIFPDPSDFERCCKLKDRLPSIVVEPTEGEVESGELRWPPEDFLVGEEEEEEVGECEAGQPAPNSKH, from the exons ATGTCTGTATATTGTCCTCAATTTCACTG CTCTATGTTTGTGACTGGTCAAGAGATGAACCAGGTGATGACCAGCACCCCTATGGAGGACCTGCATCACAGTCCCAGTGAAGACCGGCCCTCCTACCAG ATCTTCCCGGACCCCTCAGACTTTGAGCGATGCTGTAAGCTGAAGGATAGACTGCCCTCCATCGTGGTGGAGCCCACAGAGGGGGAGGTGGAAAGCGGTGAGCTGCGCTGGCCTCCTGAGGACTTCCTGGttggcgaggaagaggaggaggaagtgggcGAGTGCGAGGCTGGACAGCCAGCTCCAAACTCCAAACACTAG